One segment of Comamonas thiooxydans DNA contains the following:
- a CDS encoding class I SAM-dependent RNA methyltransferase has protein sequence MNQLHLFLPCAAGVEGFLADEVHAITGASGQDLLVGRGGVMLRGMWRDAMLLNLHSRLAQRVLIELSHTMYRSENDLYRAASEVAWEIWFTPKETFKIEVTAQHSPLTSLNFAALKVKDAIADRFRAKRNGVRPSVETHHPDVRVHLHLTTDGATIYIDTSGEALFKRGWREDKGDAPLKETLAAAMIAASGWNPHGDDPQPLYDPCCGSGTLVIEAAQIARRIPAGILRRFAFEKLVPFQRHVWETMLDEAEGQILPESPVGIYGSDIAFRMVDFAQRNAERAGVSDTVSLRGGDALQRMPPSEQPGMMLLNPPYGERIAAAGSAGRNAAERMGQVERAGRETAQTEDGGEFFNQLASHWKKNYSGWSAWMLTPDLKLPSKMRLKESRRTPMWNGPIECRLFRFDMIKGAVKPRKPADDAAQNGSPEGRPQ, from the coding sequence ATGAACCAACTGCATTTGTTTCTGCCCTGCGCCGCCGGCGTCGAGGGCTTTCTGGCCGACGAGGTCCACGCCATTACCGGCGCCAGCGGGCAGGATCTGCTCGTGGGCCGGGGCGGCGTCATGCTGCGCGGCATGTGGCGCGATGCCATGCTGCTCAATCTGCACAGCCGTCTGGCCCAGCGCGTGCTGATCGAGTTGTCGCACACCATGTACCGCAGCGAGAACGATCTGTACCGCGCCGCGAGCGAAGTGGCCTGGGAGATCTGGTTTACGCCCAAGGAAACCTTCAAGATCGAAGTCACGGCCCAGCACAGCCCGCTGACCAGCCTGAACTTTGCGGCACTCAAGGTCAAGGATGCGATTGCCGACCGTTTTCGCGCCAAGCGCAACGGAGTGCGTCCTAGCGTGGAGACCCATCACCCCGATGTGCGCGTGCACCTGCACCTGACGACCGATGGCGCCACCATCTATATCGACACCTCGGGCGAGGCGCTGTTCAAGCGCGGCTGGCGCGAAGACAAGGGCGATGCCCCGCTCAAGGAAACCCTGGCCGCGGCCATGATTGCAGCCTCGGGCTGGAACCCGCATGGCGACGATCCCCAGCCGCTGTACGACCCCTGCTGCGGCAGCGGTACCCTGGTGATCGAGGCCGCCCAGATCGCGCGCAGGATTCCGGCCGGCATTCTGCGTCGCTTTGCGTTCGAGAAGCTCGTGCCTTTTCAGCGCCATGTATGGGAAACCATGCTGGATGAGGCCGAGGGCCAGATCCTGCCCGAATCGCCGGTGGGCATTTACGGCTCGGACATCGCCTTCCGCATGGTGGACTTTGCCCAGCGCAATGCCGAGCGTGCGGGCGTGTCCGATACCGTCAGCCTGCGCGGCGGTGATGCCCTGCAGCGCATGCCGCCCAGCGAGCAGCCGGGCATGATGCTGCTGAACCCGCCCTATGGCGAGCGTATCGCAGCCGCCGGCAGCGCAGGCCGCAATGCGGCGGAGCGCATGGGCCAGGTTGAACGCGCAGGCCGTGAAACCGCGCAGACCGAGGACGGCGGCGAATTCTTCAACCAGCTGGCCAGCCACTGGAAGAAGAACTACAGCGGCTGGAGCGCCTGGATGCTGACGCCCGACCTCAAGCTGCCCAGCAAGATGCGCCTCAAGGAGTCGCGCCGCACGCCCATGTGGAACGGCCCCATCGAGTGCCGTCTGTTCCGCTTCGACATGATCAAGGGCGCGGTCAAGCCACGCAAGCCTGCGGACGATGCCGCTCAGAACGGATCGCCGGAAGGCCGGCCTCAATGA
- a CDS encoding tRNA-binding protein, whose amino-acid sequence MEEISWNDFMKVELRVGRVLQAEVFAEARKPAYKLLVDLGPELGQRKSSAQITAHYQPEELIGRLVVAVVNFPKKQIGPLMSECLVTGFHDATGAVALCVPDKEVPLGTRLL is encoded by the coding sequence ATGGAAGAAATCAGCTGGAACGACTTTATGAAGGTGGAGTTGCGCGTGGGCCGCGTGCTGCAGGCCGAGGTCTTTGCCGAGGCCCGCAAACCCGCCTACAAGCTGCTGGTGGACCTGGGTCCCGAGCTGGGCCAGCGCAAGTCCAGCGCGCAGATCACCGCCCACTACCAGCCCGAGGAGCTGATAGGACGGCTGGTGGTGGCCGTGGTCAACTTTCCGAAGAAGCAGATTGGGCCCTTGATGAGCGAATGTCTTGTGACCGGTTTTCACGATGCCACGGGAGCCGTGGCCCTGTGCGTGCCCGACAAGGAGGTGCCGCTGGGCACGCGTCTGCTGTGA
- a CDS encoding DUF711 family protein, translating to MNISFNPLVRVRTVTAFVNLSADEAQWQAGLTQAKQQCDAVADAIEAQGYQVQSIRIVSNPFGEYLNVCGIDSALAGLQRIAETLKAINTGKRRIRFAVGEARNAQEVALLPQLIAAYGDLCNACVNIDLDEHGFLQTGLLAHSVQAIQQIARTTPRGEGNFNFTVNFNCAPGIPYFPASYHRGQHHGALVLGLETPDLMVAELQELQQQRLQLDHAAWFRLAFERLSQTLNEHATAIQRCADGVKLAEGWHIAGMDTSAAPSKSCASMVDVYQLLGVPYFGASGTVEASALLTRVFKSVSGVTQIGFSGLMLAVTEDQGLAQASLNDEFDIRALLTYSSVCGIGLDTVPVPGDSSAEQIAAVMRDTGTMAFRLNKPLTVRLFPVPGLKAGDKTGFESADLCNCAVLALP from the coding sequence ATGAATATCAGCTTCAACCCGCTGGTGCGCGTGCGCACCGTCACCGCCTTTGTCAACCTGAGCGCCGATGAGGCACAGTGGCAGGCCGGCCTGACCCAGGCCAAGCAGCAATGCGATGCCGTGGCCGATGCCATCGAGGCCCAGGGCTATCAGGTGCAGTCCATCCGCATCGTGAGCAACCCGTTTGGCGAATACCTGAACGTCTGCGGCATAGACAGCGCCCTCGCCGGCCTGCAGCGCATTGCCGAAACGCTCAAGGCCATCAACACCGGCAAACGCCGCATCCGCTTTGCCGTGGGCGAAGCGCGCAATGCGCAGGAAGTGGCCCTGCTGCCGCAGTTGATTGCCGCCTATGGCGACCTGTGCAACGCCTGCGTGAACATCGATCTGGATGAACATGGCTTTCTGCAGACCGGCTTGCTCGCCCACAGCGTGCAGGCGATTCAGCAAATCGCGCGCACCACGCCGCGCGGCGAAGGCAATTTCAACTTCACGGTCAACTTCAACTGCGCACCCGGCATTCCCTATTTCCCGGCCAGCTACCACCGCGGCCAGCACCACGGCGCCCTGGTGCTGGGTCTGGAAACGCCAGACCTCATGGTGGCGGAACTGCAGGAGTTGCAGCAGCAGCGCCTGCAGCTCGATCACGCGGCGTGGTTCAGGCTCGCATTCGAGCGCCTGAGCCAGACCCTGAACGAGCATGCCACGGCCATCCAGCGCTGTGCCGACGGCGTGAAACTGGCCGAGGGCTGGCATATCGCGGGCATGGACACCTCGGCCGCGCCGTCCAAGTCCTGCGCCTCCATGGTCGATGTCTACCAACTGCTGGGCGTGCCCTATTTCGGTGCCAGCGGCACGGTGGAAGCCTCGGCCCTGCTGACCCGCGTCTTCAAATCGGTCAGCGGCGTGACGCAGATTGGCTTCAGCGGCCTGATGCTGGCCGTGACCGAGGACCAAGGCCTGGCACAGGCCAGTCTGAATGACGAATTCGATATCCGCGCCCTGCTGACCTACAGCAGCGTCTGCGGCATCGGCCTCGATACCGTGCCTGTGCCGGGCGACAGCAGCGCCGAGCAGATCGCCGCCGTCATGCGCGATACGGGCACCATGGCTTTTCGCCTCAACAAGCCGCTGACGGTGCGCCTGTTCCCCGTGCCCGGGCTCAAAGCCGGCGACAAAACGGGCTTCGAGAGCGCGGATCTGTGCAACTGCGCCGTGCTGGCTCTGCCTTGA
- a CDS encoding aspartyl/asparaginyl beta-hydroxylase domain-containing protein yields the protein MAKIIVLALVLLFFGCGLYMHLRGKVRHKVVKQLFDHSTFTAPFNVFMLMFSKVPRTPYLPTSTFPELAPLQANWREIREEAVNLQKNMQIKAAANNDDAGFNSFFKTGWKRFYLKWYGDAHPSAMELCPKTTALVKSIPSVKAAMFAELPPGAKLNLHRDPYAGSLRYHLAVLAPNDDRCMIEVDGKPYSWREGEGVIFDETYMHWAENRSEGNRIVLFCDVERPMTNGFAQWLNHWLGKNVVAAASSPNNEGDPRGMISKLFKISFYAGKYRRAFRDWNPTFYKILKFGLMIGVLVWFIWWLIPN from the coding sequence ATGGCAAAAATTATCGTTCTGGCACTGGTGCTGCTTTTCTTTGGCTGCGGGCTGTACATGCATCTGCGCGGCAAGGTGCGCCACAAGGTGGTCAAGCAATTGTTTGACCACTCCACGTTCACGGCGCCGTTCAATGTCTTCATGCTGATGTTCAGCAAGGTGCCGCGCACGCCCTACCTGCCCACCAGCACCTTCCCCGAACTGGCACCGCTGCAGGCCAACTGGCGTGAAATCCGCGAGGAAGCCGTCAATCTGCAAAAGAACATGCAGATCAAGGCCGCCGCCAACAACGATGACGCAGGCTTCAACTCCTTCTTCAAGACCGGCTGGAAGCGCTTCTACCTCAAGTGGTACGGCGATGCCCACCCTTCGGCCATGGAACTGTGTCCCAAGACCACGGCCCTGGTGAAGTCGATTCCCAGCGTCAAGGCCGCCATGTTTGCCGAGCTGCCGCCCGGCGCCAAGCTCAATCTGCACCGCGACCCCTATGCGGGCTCGCTGCGCTATCACCTGGCCGTGCTGGCCCCCAACGACGACCGCTGCATGATCGAGGTCGACGGCAAGCCCTATAGCTGGCGCGAAGGCGAAGGCGTGATCTTCGACGAGACCTATATGCACTGGGCCGAGAACCGCTCGGAAGGCAACCGCATCGTGCTGTTCTGCGATGTGGAACGCCCCATGACCAATGGCTTTGCGCAATGGCTCAATCACTGGCTGGGCAAGAACGTGGTGGCCGCCGCCAGCTCGCCCAACAACGAAGGCGATCCGCGCGGCATGATCAGCAAGCTGTTCAAGATCTCGTTCTATGCGGGCAAGTACCGCCGCGCCTTCCGCGACTGGAATCCGACCTTCTACAAGATCCTCAAGTTCGGACTGATGATCGGCGTGCTGGTCTGGTTTATCTGGTGGCTGATACCAAACTAG
- a CDS encoding S41 family peptidase, whose product MSSSIRGVALCGVVCLSLLAGCGGGVNDSPVTDSPGSSNPDNTGPPPNPAETSSSFAQQCSPDNILADTPLRNATLDTEKRWLRTYFDEAYLWREEVPAVDPGAASFSSGYYYTDLSNYFDALLTPAITESGARRDQFSFMYPTQLWQSVSENATAPSHGIEWRMASPTPPRGLRIAYIEPGSPADVAGFKRGDTLVSIDDVSADAPDADGVDVLNAGLFPEILGVTHNFILQRGGAQLPVQNLTSTNITNTPVPQSRVLTLNSGARAGYIVFNDHVLPAEGQLVTAISNLRNQNVSDLVLDLRYNGGGFLFIAAELATMIAGSTQTAGKTFETLQYNARRSAETQVTPFYGSSCFPINNECSNIQPLPTLNLKRVYVLAQSGTCSASEALINGLRGVDVEVILIGGTTCGKPYGFTAKDNCGISYFPIEFAGINAKGFGDYADGFTPGNGPTQRYVPGCSVPDDLDHALGDPQEGMLAAAMNHISTGLCPAQPFAATARKRSVSPDPNAAPLTLRRNPARNNRLLLPH is encoded by the coding sequence ATGTCGAGTTCAATCCGTGGCGTTGCCCTGTGTGGCGTAGTGTGCCTGAGCCTGCTTGCAGGTTGCGGCGGGGGCGTGAATGACAGTCCTGTTACCGATAGCCCAGGCAGCAGCAACCCAGACAACACTGGCCCGCCCCCAAACCCGGCCGAGACATCCAGCAGCTTTGCCCAGCAATGCTCTCCCGACAACATCCTGGCCGATACCCCGCTACGCAACGCTACGCTGGACACGGAAAAGCGCTGGCTGCGCACCTACTTTGATGAAGCCTATCTGTGGCGCGAAGAGGTCCCAGCTGTAGACCCTGGCGCAGCCAGCTTCAGCAGCGGCTACTACTACACCGACCTGAGCAATTACTTTGATGCACTGCTGACGCCTGCCATTACCGAATCCGGTGCCCGGCGCGACCAGTTCAGCTTTATGTATCCCACGCAGCTATGGCAATCGGTCTCCGAAAACGCCACTGCGCCCAGTCACGGCATCGAGTGGCGAATGGCCAGCCCCACACCGCCACGGGGCCTGCGCATCGCCTATATCGAGCCCGGCAGCCCAGCCGATGTGGCGGGCTTTAAGCGTGGCGACACCCTGGTCTCGATCGATGACGTCTCCGCCGATGCGCCCGATGCCGATGGGGTGGATGTGCTCAATGCCGGATTGTTCCCTGAGATATTGGGCGTCACGCACAACTTCATCCTACAGCGCGGCGGCGCGCAACTGCCCGTGCAAAATCTGACCAGCACCAATATCACCAACACCCCGGTGCCGCAGTCGCGAGTGCTCACGCTAAACAGCGGTGCACGTGCTGGCTACATCGTCTTCAATGACCATGTGCTGCCCGCCGAAGGTCAGCTGGTCACCGCCATTTCCAATCTGCGCAACCAGAACGTGAGCGATTTAGTGCTGGATCTGCGCTACAACGGCGGTGGTTTTCTGTTCATCGCTGCAGAGCTGGCAACCATGATTGCGGGCAGCACGCAAACGGCTGGCAAGACTTTCGAGACGCTGCAATACAACGCACGCCGCAGCGCAGAAACGCAGGTGACGCCGTTTTATGGCAGCTCCTGCTTTCCCATCAACAACGAATGCAGCAATATTCAGCCCTTGCCCACACTCAACCTGAAGCGGGTGTATGTCCTAGCGCAATCGGGCACGTGCTCGGCCAGTGAGGCACTGATCAATGGCCTGCGCGGTGTGGATGTGGAAGTCATCCTGATTGGAGGCACGACCTGCGGCAAGCCTTATGGTTTTACGGCCAAGGACAACTGCGGCATCAGTTACTTCCCTATCGAGTTTGCCGGTATCAATGCCAAAGGCTTTGGCGACTACGCCGACGGTTTTACACCGGGCAATGGTCCAACACAGCGCTATGTGCCCGGTTGCAGCGTGCCCGATGATTTAGACCATGCACTGGGTGACCCGCAGGAAGGCATGCTGGCTGCCGCCATGAACCATATCAGCACGGGCTTGTGCCCCGCTCAGCCTTTTGCTGCCACAGCCCGCAAGCGCAGTGTCAGCCCTGATCCGAATGCTGCGCCTCTTACGCTCCGGCGCAACCCGGCACGCAACAACCGCCTGCTGCTGCCGCACTAA
- a CDS encoding RNA polymerase factor sigma-54 produces MKPGLSLRVSQHLSLTPQLQQSIQLLQLSTLELAQEVEQMLVDNPFLERAGDEAETTGDAPADVAASVNEYSTSDGIHAEKEASQAQSATETVAEAPNPETPETLNWEADGMDGQDGEWGGESSSEWDTPSASSSTRNRDGDDETDAIDLAREHQSLTDFLHRQALSLHLGAADMAALRFLIESLSDDGYLEDSLQELAQSLAGDDLEEREELEQHFAIALKLLQSLEPVGVGARDLAECLQLQLRDLIRTAEDEGTTEAHMNRLLLAQAICAQPMDLLARRDLRKLTSLCGAREEQLREAMALIARLEPRPGRRFVDVERHIVVPDVIVRPVRAGSGRADFSVQLNPEVMPRLRVHDIYASVLRRHKNSDGHAALQQQLQEARWFIKNIQQRFDTILRVSEAIVERQKNFFVHGELAMRPLVLRDIADTLGLHESTISRVTTAKYMATPQGTFELKYFFGSGLGTETGGSASSTAVRALIKQFVDAEDARKPLSDAKLADMLKEQGIECARRTVAKYREQLKIPTTTLRKAL; encoded by the coding sequence ATGAAGCCAGGTCTCTCGCTACGCGTTTCGCAGCATTTATCGCTGACGCCGCAGCTGCAGCAATCCATTCAGCTGCTGCAGCTCTCCACTCTGGAGCTGGCGCAGGAAGTCGAGCAGATGCTGGTCGACAACCCTTTTCTGGAGCGTGCGGGCGATGAGGCCGAAACTACGGGTGATGCTCCTGCAGATGTAGCTGCTAGCGTTAATGAATACAGCACTTCAGATGGAATTCATGCTGAAAAGGAAGCATCGCAAGCGCAATCAGCTACTGAAACAGTAGCGGAAGCACCAAACCCCGAAACCCCTGAAACGCTGAACTGGGAGGCCGACGGCATGGACGGCCAGGACGGGGAATGGGGCGGCGAATCCAGCAGCGAGTGGGATACCCCCTCGGCCAGCAGCTCCACGCGCAACCGCGATGGCGATGACGAAACCGATGCCATCGATCTGGCGCGCGAGCACCAGAGCCTGACCGACTTTCTCCATCGTCAGGCGCTGAGCCTGCATCTGGGCGCGGCGGACATGGCGGCACTGCGCTTTCTCATCGAGTCGCTCAGTGACGACGGCTATCTCGAGGATTCCCTGCAGGAGCTGGCGCAGAGCCTGGCCGGCGACGACCTCGAAGAGCGCGAGGAGCTGGAGCAGCACTTTGCCATTGCGCTGAAGCTGCTGCAAAGCCTGGAGCCCGTGGGCGTGGGCGCGCGTGATCTGGCCGAGTGCCTGCAGCTGCAGCTGCGCGATCTCATCCGCACCGCCGAGGATGAGGGCACGACCGAGGCGCATATGAACCGGCTGCTGCTGGCGCAGGCCATCTGCGCGCAGCCCATGGACCTGCTGGCGCGGCGCGATCTGCGCAAGCTCACCAGCCTGTGCGGCGCGCGCGAGGAGCAACTGCGCGAGGCCATGGCCCTGATCGCCAGGCTGGAGCCGCGTCCGGGGCGCCGCTTTGTCGACGTGGAACGCCATATCGTGGTGCCCGATGTCATCGTGCGCCCGGTGCGGGCCGGCTCGGGCCGGGCGGACTTTTCCGTGCAGCTCAACCCCGAGGTCATGCCGCGTCTGCGCGTGCATGACATCTATGCCAGCGTGCTGCGCCGCCACAAGAACAGCGACGGCCATGCGGCGCTGCAGCAGCAACTGCAGGAGGCGCGCTGGTTCATCAAGAACATCCAGCAGCGCTTCGACACCATCTTGCGGGTCTCCGAAGCCATCGTGGAGCGGCAGAAGAACTTCTTTGTGCATGGTGAGCTGGCCATGCGACCGCTGGTGCTGCGCGATATCGCAGACACGCTGGGCCTGCACGAGTCCACCATCAGCCGTGTGACCACCGCCAAGTACATGGCCACGCCCCAGGGCACCTTCGAGCTCAAGTATTTCTTCGGTTCGGGCCTGGGCACGGAAACCGGCGGCAGCGCCTCCAGCACGGCCGTGCGTGCGCTGATCAAGCAGTTTGTCGATGCCGAAGATGCCAGGAAGCCGCTATCGGACGCCAAGCTGGCCGATATGCTCAAGGAGCAGGGCATCGAGTGCGCGCGTCGCACCGTCGCCAAATACCGCGAGCAGCTCAAGATACCGACGACCACGCTGCGCAAGGCGCTCTAA
- the lptB gene encoding LPS export ABC transporter ATP-binding protein — MSEPTFSSSRSGESDSRLEAKHLAKSYGSRKVVKDVSLSVQKGEVVGLLGPNGAGKTTSFYMIVGLVRSDGGEIFIDGQPVGGMPIHQRSRLGLSYLPQEASIFRKLSVEDNVRAVLELQKDEQGKALTRDEIEKRLTGLLQELRVEHLRQSPALALSGGERRRVEIARALATQPRFILLDEPFAGIDPIAVIEIQRIIGFLKERGIGVLITDHNVRETLGICDHAFIISDGHVLAEGTPEEIVENADVRRVYLGEHFRM; from the coding sequence ATGAGCGAGCCGACTTTCTCCAGCAGCCGCAGCGGCGAGTCCGACAGCCGCCTGGAGGCCAAGCATCTGGCCAAGTCCTACGGCAGCCGCAAGGTGGTCAAGGATGTGTCCCTGTCCGTGCAAAAAGGCGAGGTGGTCGGTTTGCTCGGCCCCAACGGTGCGGGCAAGACCACATCGTTCTACATGATCGTGGGCCTGGTGCGCAGCGACGGCGGCGAGATCTTCATCGACGGCCAGCCGGTGGGCGGCATGCCGATTCACCAGCGTTCGCGCCTGGGCCTGTCCTATCTGCCCCAGGAAGCCTCCATCTTTCGCAAGCTCAGCGTGGAAGACAATGTGCGCGCCGTGCTGGAGCTGCAAAAGGACGAGCAGGGCAAGGCGCTGACGCGCGACGAGATCGAAAAGCGCCTCACCGGCCTGCTGCAGGAGCTGCGCGTCGAGCATCTGCGCCAGTCGCCGGCGCTGGCGCTGTCCGGTGGTGAGCGCCGTCGCGTGGAAATTGCCCGCGCCCTGGCCACGCAACCGCGCTTCATTCTGCTTGACGAGCCGTTTGCCGGCATCGACCCGATTGCGGTGATCGAGATCCAGCGCATCATCGGCTTCCTCAAGGAGCGCGGCATAGGCGTGCTGATCACCGACCACAATGTGCGCGAGACGCTGGGCATCTGCGACCACGCCTTCATCATCAGCGACGGCCATGTGCTGGCCGAAGGCACGCCCGAGGAGATCGTGGAGAACGCCGATGTGCGCCGCGTCTATCTGGGCGAACATTTCAGAATGTGA
- the lptA gene encoding lipopolysaccharide transport periplasmic protein LptA — protein MKKTLLPLALACALAAATGIVHAEKADSAKPMNIEADALRHDELQQTSVFTGNVVMTKGSIVLRGAQLDVRQDAEGYQYGVIKAEAGKRAFFRQKRDTVAGQPEEFIEGEGEVIEYDGKADIVKFIRRGEMRRYRGGQLSDQVTGSIIVYNNITDVYTVDGQKTSGGLPSSSVGQGGRVRAIMAPKDGTPGAQPKPATPATQLRQSMTLGGEKADEKK, from the coding sequence ATGAAAAAAACACTCCTACCTCTTGCGCTGGCCTGCGCCCTGGCAGCAGCGACCGGCATTGTCCATGCCGAAAAAGCCGACAGCGCCAAGCCCATGAATATCGAGGCGGACGCGTTGCGTCATGACGAGCTGCAGCAGACCAGCGTCTTCACCGGCAATGTGGTGATGACCAAGGGCTCCATCGTGCTGCGCGGCGCCCAGCTCGATGTGCGGCAGGACGCCGAGGGCTATCAGTACGGTGTGATCAAGGCCGAGGCAGGCAAGCGGGCGTTCTTCCGTCAGAAGCGCGATACCGTGGCCGGTCAGCCCGAGGAGTTCATCGAGGGCGAAGGCGAAGTCATCGAGTACGACGGCAAGGCCGACATCGTCAAGTTCATCCGTCGTGGCGAGATGCGCCGCTACCGTGGCGGTCAGCTCAGTGATCAGGTCACGGGCTCCATCATCGTCTACAACAACATCACCGACGTCTATACCGTCGATGGTCAGAAGACCAGCGGCGGCCTGCCGAGTTCCTCCGTGGGGCAGGGCGGCCGTGTGCGCGCCATCATGGCGCCCAAGGACGGTACGCCGGGGGCACAGCCCAAGCCTGCAACACCTGCCACGCAGCTGCGCCAGAGCATGACGCTGGGCGGCGAGAAAGCCGACGAGAAGAAATGA